Proteins co-encoded in one Flavobacterium fluviale genomic window:
- a CDS encoding orotate phosphoribosyltransferase, with amino-acid sequence MNLESPKVTVQKSAQDLFDQLTDVKNFEKLMPDNIAKFEVTGEDAFIFGLKGMPEIKLKMKDKVAPNKIVLGAASDKLPFTLTSNIDSISDSESAVQLFFEGEFNAMMAMMVKGPISKFIETLANNMNKL; translated from the coding sequence ATGAACTTAGAAAGTCCAAAAGTTACTGTTCAGAAATCAGCTCAAGATTTATTTGATCAATTGACTGATGTTAAGAATTTTGAAAAATTAATGCCGGATAATATCGCTAAATTTGAAGTGACTGGCGAAGACGCTTTTATTTTTGGATTGAAAGGGATGCCTGAAATCAAATTAAAAATGAAAGACAAAGTGGCTCCAAACAAAATTGTTTTGGGTGCAGCAAGTGACAAACTTCCGTTTACTTTGACTTCGAACATTGACAGCATTTCTGATTCTGAAAGTGCAGTTCAATTGTTTTTTGAAGGAGAGTTTAATGCTATGATGGCAATGATGGTTAAAGGACCAATCAGTAAATTCATTGAAACTCTAGCAAATAATATGAATAAGCTTTAA
- a CDS encoding superoxide dismutase yields the protein MKKNVVLYSILASFLLLFSCKEDKLTEVVEVPLPTKEEKITIGSPNDVKADPGSFEMTKLPFNYDALAPAIRTLTLETHYSKHYLSYTNNFNKEIVSTEFENMPIEDILKKMDLNNAKLRQNAGGYYNHTLYFNVLTPKEQTPKDTLAGSINKEFGSFNNLTNQFKAQSEKQFGSGWVWLVVDRYGKLQITTTQDQDNPLMKNALIPGTPILGIDLWEHAYYLDYQNRKGSYIDAFYEHINWEKVNEYYVEALKKVKKV from the coding sequence ATGAAGAAAAACGTTGTTCTTTATAGCATTTTAGCTTCATTTTTACTATTGTTTTCTTGTAAAGAAGATAAGCTGACAGAAGTTGTAGAAGTTCCTCTTCCCACTAAAGAAGAGAAAATAACTATTGGTTCGCCAAACGATGTTAAAGCAGATCCCGGCTCTTTTGAAATGACAAAACTGCCTTTTAATTATGACGCTCTTGCTCCCGCCATTCGAACTTTGACTTTAGAAACTCATTATTCTAAACATTATTTATCTTACACCAATAACTTCAACAAGGAAATTGTTTCAACTGAGTTTGAAAATATGCCGATTGAGGATATTTTGAAAAAGATGGATTTAAATAATGCTAAACTTCGTCAAAACGCTGGAGGATATTACAATCATACGCTTTATTTTAATGTTCTAACACCTAAAGAGCAGACTCCAAAAGATACTCTTGCAGGTTCTATTAATAAAGAATTTGGTTCTTTTAACAATTTAACGAATCAATTTAAAGCACAGTCTGAAAAGCAGTTTGGTTCTGGATGGGTTTGGTTAGTAGTTGACCGATATGGGAAACTTCAAATTACAACAACTCAAGATCAAGATAATCCTTTAATGAAAAATGCATTAATTCCGGGAACGCCAATTTTAGGAATTGATCTTTGGGAACATGCTTATTATCTAGATTATCAAAACCGAAAAGGAAGTTATATTGATGCTTTTTACGAACATATTAATTGGGAAAAAGTAAATGAATATTACGTTGAAGCCCTCAAAAAGGTTAAAAAAGTATAG
- a CDS encoding phosphatidate cytidylyltransferase produces the protein MNETLKRTISGAVYIALLLTSILFSTESFITLFGVFLIITVYEFSNLVNLNKVFSILFGMLIYGVTILVSHYNKQTTKFLNDTFNSNINLETNIKQLDLVLLAVTLVVSIKCIIFLFYDSVQKISTSSKYLYLLGYITLPFIFIVKISFGTNDYNPKIILGLFVLIWTNDTFAYLVGKSIGKHKLFERVSPKKTIEGFLGGVVFAGFAGFLISKLYIQPNPEFSSKSILIWTIIALIVSIFGTIGDLIESKFKRIAGVKDSGSIMPGHGGILDRLDSVIFVAPIIFLFYQILYYVS, from the coding sequence ATGAATGAAACACTGAAGAGAACCATTTCTGGTGCTGTTTATATCGCTCTATTATTAACTTCGATATTGTTTTCTACCGAAAGCTTCATTACTCTTTTTGGTGTATTCTTAATTATCACAGTTTATGAATTTTCTAATCTAGTAAATCTAAATAAAGTATTCTCGATACTTTTTGGAATGTTAATTTATGGCGTAACTATACTTGTCAGCCATTATAACAAGCAGACAACTAAATTTTTAAACGATACTTTCAATTCAAATATAAATTTAGAAACCAATATTAAACAGCTGGATTTAGTTCTTTTAGCAGTTACACTTGTTGTTTCTATAAAATGCATCATATTCTTGTTTTATGATTCAGTTCAGAAAATAAGTACTTCTTCAAAATATTTATATCTACTGGGATATATTACCCTTCCTTTTATTTTTATCGTCAAAATTTCATTTGGTACTAATGATTATAATCCGAAAATTATTCTTGGATTATTTGTTTTGATATGGACTAATGACACTTTTGCTTATTTAGTTGGAAAATCAATAGGAAAACATAAACTGTTTGAGCGTGTTTCTCCTAAAAAAACAATTGAAGGTTTCCTTGGCGGTGTTGTTTTTGCAGGTTTTGCGGGTTTTTTAATCTCCAAACTGTACATTCAGCCAAATCCTGAATTTAGCAGCAAATCGATTTTAATCTGGACAATAATTGCTTTAATTGTAAGCATTTTTGGAACAATCGGAGACTTAATTGAATCCAAATTTAAAAGAATTGCAGGTGTAAAAGACAGCGGCTCGATAATGCCGGGACACGGAGGTATTTTAGATCGATTAGATAGTGTTATATTTGTAGCACCAATTATATTTTTATTTTATCAAATTTTATATTATGTTTCATAA
- a CDS encoding helix-turn-helix domain-containing protein codes for MSAFTKPSHIGRKISRIRELRDMKQEALAQALGTSQQTISALENSEEIDDEKLKQIAKALGVSLEALKNFSDEAAINFFNNFYDNSGSHGTNFGTNNVCNFNPLDKLVEAYEENKKLYERLVQAEKDKVEYLEKILKDK; via the coding sequence ATGAGCGCATTTACAAAACCAAGCCATATAGGAAGAAAAATTAGCCGAATTCGTGAACTTCGTGACATGAAGCAAGAAGCCTTAGCACAAGCTTTAGGAACGAGCCAGCAGACCATTTCTGCTTTAGAAAATAGCGAAGAGATTGATGATGAAAAGTTAAAACAAATTGCTAAAGCCTTAGGAGTAAGTCTTGAAGCACTGAAAAACTTTTCAGACGAAGCAGCAATTAATTTTTTTAATAATTTCTATGATAATAGTGGAAGTCATGGCACTAATTTCGGAACCAATAATGTATGTAATTTCAATCCGCTTGATAAGCTAGTTGAAGCTTACGAAGAAAATAAAAAGCTTTACGAACGTTTGGTTCAAGCTGAAAAAGATAAAGTTGAGTATTTAGAAAAAATATTGAAGGATAAATAG
- a CDS encoding biotin--[acetyl-CoA-carboxylase] ligase — MKLIKLDAIDSTNDFLKALSSQDQLENFTVVTAENQTKGKGQMGGKWESEAGKNLIMSVLVKDFLFNSEQVFNLSIVVSLAVTEVLKSLNIPDICIKWPNDILSYNKKLAGILIENTIKSDGRIVSVVGIGMNVNQTNYTDLPNASSLAVISGKSFDKEELVILIVERIKDKILLWQTSASDLWNDYFNSLFKKGVPMPFKNLNDQNFMGIIQGVSPIGKLQVLLEDDSVVEFDIKEVKMLY; from the coding sequence ATGAAACTAATCAAACTCGATGCCATAGATTCAACAAATGATTTCCTGAAAGCATTGTCAAGTCAGGATCAACTGGAGAATTTTACGGTGGTAACAGCTGAAAATCAGACAAAAGGCAAAGGGCAAATGGGAGGAAAGTGGGAGTCTGAAGCTGGTAAAAACTTAATTATGAGTGTATTGGTAAAGGATTTTCTATTTAATAGCGAACAAGTCTTTAATTTAAGTATTGTCGTTTCACTAGCCGTTACAGAAGTTCTAAAATCGTTAAATATTCCTGATATATGCATAAAATGGCCAAACGACATTCTGTCATACAATAAGAAATTGGCTGGCATACTAATCGAAAACACCATAAAAAGCGATGGCAGGATCGTGTCAGTTGTCGGAATAGGAATGAATGTAAATCAAACCAATTACACAGATTTGCCAAACGCGTCATCTCTTGCAGTAATTTCAGGTAAATCTTTTGATAAAGAAGAATTAGTAATTTTAATTGTTGAAAGAATAAAAGATAAAATCTTATTATGGCAGACTTCTGCAAGTGATTTATGGAATGATTATTTTAATTCTTTATTCAAAAAAGGAGTTCCTATGCCTTTCAAAAACCTCAACGATCAAAATTTCATGGGAATAATTCAAGGTGTTTCTCCAATTGGAAAATTACAGGTTTTATTAGAAGATGATTCTGTTGTGGAGTTTGATATAAAGGAGGTTAAAATGCTTTATTGA
- a CDS encoding acyl-CoA-binding protein: MAEKDLDIRFAEAVEIALTMTQASLPQDVQLRLYAFYKQATFGTAIYNQSENFDLRNAFKTNAWMQISHMSIDEAKENYIEIINSLTLK; encoded by the coding sequence ATGGCTGAAAAAGATTTAGATATTCGCTTTGCGGAAGCTGTAGAAATTGCATTGACAATGACTCAGGCTTCACTGCCGCAAGATGTGCAGTTAAGACTTTATGCTTTTTACAAACAAGCTACTTTTGGAACAGCAATCTACAATCAATCTGAAAATTTTGATTTGAGAAATGCTTTTAAAACTAACGCTTGGATGCAGATCAGCCATATGTCAATAGATGAAGCCAAGGAAAATTACATCGAGATCATTAATTCATTAACATTAAAATAA
- the ftsH gene encoding ATP-dependent zinc metalloprotease FtsH — MAKDNNPNPNKFKISPWLIYTAILLVFLFISFATGGSSLSEPAQLTSSKFNTLLEKGQIEKVIVYNKAEAEVYLNAAALKDPANKKVAEDIFKQPNKGPHYTLEIGNDQIFQTKLEKAVSEGKLKDFNFLQKNNWSDILISLLPIIIIVGVWIFIMRKMSGGGAGGGGQIFNIGKSKAKLFDEKTDIKTTFKDVAGLEGAKEEIQEIVEFLKNPEKYTNLGGKIPKGALLVGPPGTGKTLLAKAVAGEAQVPFFSLSGSDFVEMFVGVGASRVRDLFKQAKEKSPAIIFIDEIDAVGRARGKSNMSGGNDERENTLNQLLTEMDGFGTNSNVIVLAATNRADVLDKALMRAGRFDRQIFVDLPDIRERAEIFQVHLKPIKKVEGLDLDFLAKQTPGFSGADIANVCNEAALIAARNNKAAVDRQDFLDAVDRIIGGLEKKNKIITPEEKRAIAIHEAGHATVSWMLEHAAPLIKVTIVPRGQSLGAAWYLPEERQIVRTDQMLDEMCATMGGRAAEKVTFDRISTGALSDLEKVTRQARAMVTIYGLNDKIGNVTYYDSTGQSEYNFSKPYSDETAKIIDAEISELIEGQYQRAIQILEENKDKLNQLADILIEKEVIFKDDLENIFGKRTFDKNLEEVVS, encoded by the coding sequence ATGGCTAAAGATAATAATCCAAATCCGAATAAATTTAAAATAAGTCCTTGGTTAATATATACCGCAATACTTTTAGTTTTTTTATTCATAAGTTTTGCCACAGGAGGATCAAGTTTAAGCGAACCTGCTCAATTAACTTCTTCTAAATTCAATACGCTTTTAGAAAAAGGCCAGATTGAAAAGGTTATTGTGTACAACAAAGCTGAAGCTGAAGTATATTTAAATGCTGCGGCTCTTAAAGACCCGGCAAATAAAAAAGTTGCTGAAGATATTTTCAAACAGCCAAACAAAGGTCCACACTACACGTTGGAAATTGGTAATGATCAAATATTTCAAACAAAACTTGAAAAAGCAGTTAGCGAAGGCAAACTGAAAGATTTTAATTTCCTTCAAAAAAATAATTGGAGCGATATTTTAATCAGCTTACTTCCTATCATCATCATTGTGGGTGTATGGATTTTCATCATGCGTAAGATGTCTGGCGGAGGCGCTGGCGGAGGCGGACAGATTTTCAATATCGGGAAATCTAAAGCTAAACTCTTTGACGAAAAAACAGATATCAAAACTACATTTAAAGATGTTGCTGGTTTAGAAGGCGCGAAAGAAGAGATTCAAGAAATTGTTGAATTCCTAAAAAACCCAGAAAAATACACCAATCTTGGAGGTAAAATTCCAAAAGGTGCTCTACTTGTAGGACCTCCGGGAACTGGTAAAACTTTATTAGCAAAAGCTGTTGCTGGTGAGGCTCAGGTACCTTTCTTCTCTTTATCAGGTTCTGATTTCGTTGAAATGTTCGTAGGAGTTGGTGCTTCACGTGTACGTGATTTATTCAAACAAGCAAAAGAAAAATCTCCTGCTATCATTTTCATTGATGAGATTGATGCTGTTGGTAGAGCGAGAGGAAAAAGCAATATGTCTGGCGGAAATGACGAAAGAGAAAACACTTTGAACCAATTACTAACAGAAATGGACGGTTTTGGTACAAACTCTAATGTAATTGTTTTAGCAGCAACCAATAGAGCTGATGTTCTTGACAAAGCTTTAATGCGTGCAGGCCGTTTTGACAGACAAATTTTTGTAGACTTACCAGATATTCGCGAAAGAGCGGAAATCTTCCAAGTACACTTAAAACCGATTAAAAAAGTTGAAGGTCTTGATTTAGACTTCTTAGCTAAACAAACTCCAGGTTTCTCTGGTGCTGATATTGCAAATGTTTGTAACGAAGCTGCTTTAATTGCTGCTCGTAACAATAAGGCTGCGGTTGACAGACAAGATTTCCTTGATGCAGTTGACAGAATTATTGGTGGTTTAGAAAAGAAAAATAAAATTATAACTCCAGAAGAGAAAAGAGCAATCGCTATTCACGAAGCTGGACACGCAACTGTAAGCTGGATGTTAGAGCATGCTGCTCCTCTTATTAAAGTAACTATTGTGCCTCGCGGACAAAGTTTAGGAGCTGCTTGGTATTTACCAGAAGAGAGACAAATCGTTAGAACAGATCAAATGTTAGACGAAATGTGTGCTACTATGGGTGGTAGAGCGGCTGAGAAGGTAACTTTCGACAGAATTTCTACTGGTGCATTAAGCGATTTAGAAAAAGTAACACGTCAAGCTCGTGCTATGGTAACGATCTACGGATTGAACGATAAAATCGGAAATGTTACTTATTACGATTCAACTGGACAAAGCGAGTATAACTTCTCGAAACCATATTCTGATGAAACAGCAAAAATTATTGATGCTGAAATTTCGGAATTAATCGAAGGTCAATACCAAAGAGCGATTCAGATCTTAGAAGAAAACAAAGACAAACTAAATCAACTAGCTGATATTCTGATTGAAAAAGAAGTTATCTTTAAAGATGATCTAGAAAATATATTTGGAAAACGAACTTTTGACAAAAATTTGGAAGAAGTAGTTTCATAA
- a CDS encoding NUDIX hydrolase, with protein MYKVFVNDKPLFLTNEISKETDFQLFLLESIDIEQLIIKIFQNKIQKAILYHPDESEIMKTLKAKIPVNKAGGGFVYNKKGEVLFIFRNGKWDLPKGGIEKGEDIEDTAMREVEEETGVGKLRITNKLQKTYHIFKRNGKYKLKITHWFEMQSDFEGTPKGQIEEGIEKVAWLNPEQIKEALKNSYENIKLLFEEEEVPVEKIAPPVPYRSGPNSDI; from the coding sequence ATGTATAAAGTTTTTGTAAACGACAAACCACTTTTTTTGACAAATGAAATCTCGAAAGAAACAGATTTCCAATTGTTCTTGTTGGAGAGCATTGATATCGAACAGCTTATCATAAAAATTTTTCAAAATAAAATTCAAAAAGCTATTTTATATCATCCCGACGAAAGTGAAATAATGAAAACCCTTAAAGCCAAAATTCCAGTAAATAAAGCCGGCGGAGGCTTTGTGTACAACAAGAAAGGCGAGGTTTTATTCATCTTTAGAAACGGAAAATGGGATTTGCCAAAGGGCGGAATCGAGAAAGGAGAGGACATTGAAGACACTGCAATGCGCGAAGTCGAAGAAGAAACAGGTGTAGGCAAACTTAGAATTACAAATAAATTACAGAAAACCTATCATATTTTCAAACGTAACGGAAAATACAAACTTAAAATCACGCATTGGTTCGAAATGCAGTCCGATTTTGAGGGAACACCAAAAGGCCAAATCGAAGAAGGAATAGAAAAAGTAGCGTGGTTAAACCCAGAACAAATCAAAGAAGCTCTTAAAAACTCCTACGAAAACATCAAATTGTTGTTTGAAGAAGAGGAAGTTCCAGTAGAAAAAATTGCACCGCCTGTTCCATATCGATCAGGACCAAATTCAGATATTTAA
- the pyrE gene encoding orotate phosphoribosyltransferase produces the protein MIFNKDTAEKTAELLLQINAIKLNPENPFTWASGWKSPIYCDNRLILSFPSIRNYVRDEFAKNIEKQFGKPDVIAGVATGAIGVGILVAESLGLPFVYVRPEPKKHGRQNQVEGFLQKGQNVVVVEDLISTGKSSLMAVEALRSEGANIKGMAAIFTYGFGVAEENFKEANIDLFTLSNYENLLDLAVQKQYITEDQQSTLLEWNESPSTWGQEE, from the coding sequence ATGATTTTTAATAAAGATACTGCCGAAAAAACAGCCGAATTGCTTTTGCAAATAAATGCAATTAAATTGAATCCCGAAAATCCTTTTACATGGGCTTCTGGTTGGAAATCTCCTATTTATTGCGATAATAGGTTAATTCTTTCATTTCCGAGCATCAGAAACTATGTTCGTGATGAGTTTGCTAAGAACATCGAAAAACAATTTGGAAAACCCGATGTGATCGCTGGTGTTGCCACTGGAGCCATTGGAGTTGGAATTTTGGTTGCCGAAAGTTTAGGACTTCCATTCGTTTACGTGCGTCCGGAACCTAAAAAACACGGAAGACAAAACCAAGTTGAAGGTTTTTTACAAAAAGGACAAAATGTTGTGGTTGTCGAAGATTTAATTAGTACTGGAAAAAGCAGTTTGATGGCTGTGGAAGCTTTAAGAAGCGAAGGTGCGAACATTAAAGGCATGGCCGCAATTTTTACATACGGTTTTGGCGTTGCTGAAGAAAATTTTAAAGAAGCTAATATTGATTTATTCACTTTGAGCAACTACGAAAATTTATTAGACTTGGCGGTTCAAAAACAATATATCACCGAAGATCAGCAATCGACTCTGCTGGAATGGAACGAAAGTCCATCGACTTGGGGACAAGAGGAGTAA
- the rsfS gene encoding ribosome silencing factor — protein MAKKTINNDVLLANIIKGIEEVKGNDIDILDLREIDTAVCDYFVICNGSSNTQVNAIVNSIQKTVSKDLKDKPWHVEGTDNAEWVLMDYVHIVVHVFQKHIREYYNIESLWGDAKITTIENKY, from the coding sequence ATGGCGAAAAAGACGATTAATAATGATGTTCTACTGGCGAACATAATCAAAGGGATTGAGGAAGTAAAAGGAAATGATATCGATATTCTTGACTTAAGAGAAATAGATACAGCTGTATGCGACTATTTTGTAATTTGCAACGGTAGCTCCAATACCCAAGTTAACGCCATCGTAAACTCAATTCAAAAAACAGTATCAAAAGACTTAAAAGATAAGCCTTGGCACGTTGAAGGAACCGATAATGCAGAATGGGTTTTAATGGATTATGTACACATTGTGGTACACGTTTTCCAGAAACATATTCGCGAATATTACAACATCGAGAGCCTTTGGGGCGATGCCAAAATAACTACAATCGAGAACAAATACTAA
- a CDS encoding phosphatidylserine decarboxylase family protein encodes MFHKEGGPSILLGVVFTVVVVLLADKFIDITWLRTLVQIAALVVLIIILQFFRNPKRIAVRNTDHILAPVDGKVVVIEEVYEGEYFKDKRLQVSIFMSPINVHVTRYAMDGIIKFSKYHPGKFLVAWHPKASEENERTTVVIENDSFGAILYRQIAGALARRIVNYAKEGIQVVQGTDAGFIKFGSRVDLFLPLGTPINVELNQKAIGGKTIIATKA; translated from the coding sequence ATGTTTCATAAAGAAGGAGGCCCGTCCATTTTATTAGGAGTAGTTTTTACTGTTGTTGTGGTTTTATTAGCTGATAAATTTATTGATATCACTTGGCTGAGAACACTTGTTCAAATTGCAGCATTAGTAGTTTTGATCATTATTTTACAATTCTTTAGAAATCCTAAAAGAATTGCAGTTAGAAACACCGATCACATCCTTGCTCCTGTTGATGGAAAAGTTGTGGTTATCGAGGAAGTTTATGAAGGAGAATATTTTAAAGATAAACGTTTACAGGTTTCTATTTTTATGTCGCCTATCAATGTTCACGTAACGCGTTACGCGATGGATGGTATCATTAAATTTAGTAAATACCACCCTGGAAAATTCCTTGTTGCATGGCATCCAAAAGCAAGTGAAGAAAACGAAAGAACAACAGTAGTAATTGAAAACGACAGTTTTGGCGCTATTTTATACAGACAAATTGCTGGAGCGTTGGCTCGTAGAATTGTAAATTACGCTAAAGAAGGAATACAGGTTGTTCAAGGAACAGATGCTGGTTTCATTAAATTTGGATCGAGAGTAGATTTATTTTTACCTTTAGGTACACCTATCAATGTTGAGTTAAATCAAAAAGCGATTGGTGGAAAAACAATTATTGCTACGAAAGCATAA
- a CDS encoding lactate utilization protein B/C produces the protein MNFFKKIFGSSEAASDEQNESEYAGTSAQNSHLSLDEQFIFNFKKNGGKFLYCENTDEVAEQFENILEENDWFESEVLCYEPALFTLLEENKLFYIAPSKPKFLLASCENLIADEGSILFSSKQIRQNKPNELPANIVIIATTSQILPMKSDGLSAIKRKYERDYPTNITTIKYFEKAKEEDFTQYGSVAKNLYLLLLEDL, from the coding sequence ATGAATTTTTTCAAAAAAATATTTGGCTCAAGTGAAGCCGCTTCTGACGAACAGAACGAAAGCGAATATGCAGGTACATCTGCGCAGAACAGTCATTTATCTTTAGACGAACAATTTATTTTCAATTTTAAAAAAAATGGAGGTAAGTTCTTATATTGTGAAAACACTGATGAAGTTGCTGAACAGTTTGAAAACATACTAGAAGAAAATGATTGGTTTGAAAGCGAAGTTTTGTGTTATGAACCAGCTCTTTTTACCTTATTAGAAGAAAACAAATTATTTTACATCGCTCCTTCTAAACCAAAATTCTTATTGGCAAGCTGCGAGAATCTTATTGCCGATGAAGGATCTATCTTATTTTCATCAAAACAGATCAGACAAAACAAACCAAACGAATTACCTGCAAATATTGTTATTATAGCAACCACAAGCCAGATCCTGCCAATGAAAAGTGACGGACTGAGCGCTATAAAGCGTAAATACGAAAGAGACTATCCTACTAATATCACTACAATAAAATATTTCGAAAAAGCCAAAGAAGAAGACTTTACGCAGTACGGAAGTGTTGCAAAAAATCTTTATTTACTGCTTTTAGAAGATCTTTAA
- a CDS encoding glycoside hydrolase family 130 protein yields MKDIAKRFAENPIISPSDLPPSREGLEITCLLNPGVFQFQNKIWLAVRVAERPTQVENIISFPILTETGLIEIIEILKDHPELIATDARVINYQGIDYLTTLSHIRLLCSDDGKQFYQPENYPYLVGEGILETFGIEDCRVSLIEGKYYLTFTSVSSNGVGVGLRTTTDWKSFQKHGMIFPPHNKDCAIFEEKINGLFYALHRPSSVDIGGNYIWIASSPDGLHWGNHKCIIKTRKGNWDSKRVGAGAAPIKTEFGWLEIYHGANEFHQYCLGAFLMDLEDPSKVISRTETPIMFPKTDYELSGFFGNVVFTNGHIVEPDGDTLTVYYGASDEFVCGAKFSIKEIISLLQ; encoded by the coding sequence ATGAAAGATATTGCCAAGCGTTTTGCAGAAAATCCTATCATTTCGCCATCAGATTTACCTCCAAGCAGGGAAGGATTGGAAATTACTTGTTTACTTAATCCTGGTGTATTTCAATTTCAAAATAAAATCTGGCTGGCAGTAAGGGTTGCCGAAAGACCAACGCAGGTAGAAAACATTATCTCGTTTCCTATACTTACAGAAACAGGTTTAATAGAAATTATAGAAATTCTCAAAGATCATCCCGAACTTATTGCAACAGATGCCCGCGTTATAAACTATCAGGGAATTGATTATTTAACTACTTTGTCACACATTCGGTTACTATGCAGTGATGATGGAAAACAATTTTACCAACCTGAAAACTATCCTTATTTAGTTGGTGAAGGAATTCTGGAAACTTTCGGAATTGAAGACTGCCGTGTTTCTTTAATTGAAGGAAAATATTACTTAACGTTTACTTCGGTATCTTCCAATGGCGTTGGAGTTGGTTTACGCACCACAACAGATTGGAAGAGCTTTCAAAAACACGGAATGATATTTCCTCCTCACAACAAAGACTGTGCGATTTTTGAAGAAAAAATAAACGGTTTATTCTATGCCTTACACCGTCCGAGCAGTGTAGATATTGGCGGGAATTATATTTGGATTGCTTCTTCTCCCGATGGTCTTCACTGGGGAAATCACAAATGCATTATAAAAACCAGAAAAGGCAATTGGGATAGTAAAAGAGTCGGTGCAGGGGCCGCACCAATAAAAACAGAATTTGGATGGCTGGAAATTTATCATGGAGCCAACGAATTTCACCAATATTGTTTAGGTGCTTTTTTAATGGATTTAGAAGATCCTTCAAAAGTAATTTCGAGAACAGAAACTCCTATAATGTTTCCTAAAACAGATTACGAATTAAGCGGCTTTTTTGGCAATGTCGTTTTTACAAATGGGCATATCGTAGAACCTGATGGTGATACCCTTACAGTTTACTATGGAGCATCTGATGAATTTGTATGCGGCGCTAAATTTTCAATTAAAGAAATTATTTCGCTTCTACAATAA